A genomic stretch from Actinomadura rubteroloni includes:
- a CDS encoding alpha/beta hydrolase, with the protein MRAKTISAAVTALVLALASACTSDPKSAPPPPSPSSSRQGLDWKACGDGFQCGTVQVPLDYAHPSAGTIGIAMIRLPASDPSGRIGSLFTNPGGPGGSGIDFVRQAARSFGADVRRKFDIVGFDPRGVGQSDPVRCLSGPQLDTFFSTDVSPDDGAEIDVLAAQSKNFATSCGSRAGALLPHVGTRDAAHDMDLLRAAVGDAKLTYYGASYGTYLGAVYAEQFPTHIRSLVLDGALDPKISSADVLVQQARGFETAFRAFAADCVQSPGCPLGTTVSGALTRLSDFQKQLDRTPLANTRDARKVTEAGATMGIATALYAKESWPYLRQALTQAFTRHDGTLLLTLADTMVERKPDGTYSNETEANMAVNCADKPNPPSLPAYQSYADKARQESPRFGAFVVWGGLPCVYWPTQTKQAPHAIKAKGSPPILVVGTTRDPATPYQWAQSLASELDKGVLLSLNGDGHTAYLQGDPCITSATDRYLLTGTPPRDGTHCN; encoded by the coding sequence GTGCGGGCCAAGACGATCAGCGCAGCGGTGACGGCCCTGGTGCTGGCACTCGCGTCCGCCTGCACGAGCGACCCGAAGTCCGCGCCGCCGCCCCCGAGCCCGTCGTCCTCCCGCCAGGGCCTGGACTGGAAGGCCTGCGGGGACGGCTTCCAGTGCGGCACGGTCCAGGTCCCGCTGGACTACGCGCACCCGTCCGCCGGGACGATCGGGATCGCGATGATCCGGCTGCCCGCGTCCGACCCGTCCGGCCGGATCGGCTCCCTCTTCACCAACCCGGGCGGACCGGGCGGATCGGGCATTGATTTCGTCCGCCAGGCGGCCCGCAGCTTCGGCGCGGACGTACGACGCAAGTTCGACATCGTGGGCTTCGACCCGCGCGGCGTGGGCCAGAGCGACCCCGTCCGCTGCCTCAGCGGCCCGCAACTCGACACGTTCTTCAGCACCGACGTGTCCCCCGACGACGGCGCGGAGATCGACGTCCTCGCCGCCCAGAGCAAGAACTTCGCGACATCCTGCGGCTCAAGGGCCGGCGCCCTTCTCCCGCACGTGGGCACCCGGGACGCGGCCCACGACATGGACCTCCTGCGCGCGGCGGTAGGCGACGCGAAGCTGACCTACTACGGCGCGTCCTACGGCACCTACCTGGGCGCCGTCTACGCGGAACAGTTCCCGACCCACATCAGGTCCCTGGTGCTGGACGGAGCCCTGGACCCCAAGATCTCGTCCGCGGACGTCCTGGTACAACAGGCGAGAGGCTTCGAGACGGCGTTCCGAGCCTTCGCGGCCGACTGCGTCCAGTCACCGGGCTGCCCCCTGGGCACGACGGTCTCCGGCGCCCTGACCCGCCTCTCGGACTTCCAGAAGCAACTGGACCGTACGCCCTTGGCGAACACCCGCGACGCCCGCAAGGTCACCGAAGCAGGCGCGACGATGGGCATAGCAACAGCCCTCTACGCCAAGGAGAGCTGGCCCTACCTACGCCAGGCCCTGACCCAGGCGTTCACCCGGCACGACGGCACCCTCCTGCTCACGCTGGCCGACACGATGGTCGAACGCAAGCCGGACGGCACCTACAGCAACGAGACCGAAGCCAACATGGCCGTGAACTGCGCGGACAAGCCCAACCCGCCGAGCTTGCCCGCATACCAGTCCTACGCCGACAAGGCCCGCCAGGAGTCCCCCCGCTTCGGAGCCTTCGTGGTCTGGGGCGGCCTCCCCTGCGTCTACTGGCCCACCCAGACCAAGCAAGCCCCCCACGCCATCAAGGCCAAAGGCTCCCCGCCCATCCTGGTAGTAGGCACGACCAGAGACCCGGCAACCCCCTACCAGTGGGCCCAGAGCCTGGCATCAGAGCTGGACAAGGGCGTCCTGCTCTCCCTGAACGGCGACGGCCACACGGCTTACCTGCAAGGCGACCCGTGCATCACGTCCGCGACAGACCGCTACCTCCTCACGGGAACCCCACCCCGAGACGGCACGCACTGCAACTGA